Proteins from a single region of Rhodovibrio salinarum DSM 9154:
- a CDS encoding Na+/H+ antiporter subunit B encodes MNSIILHTATRILTSLILMFSIYILYRGHNEPGGGFIGGLIAASGIILYSVSFGSSWARHGLRTSGLSIAGAGLFFAALSGLLSAIHGLPFLTGLWYIPKLGIEAKVALSTPLLFDIGVYLVVVGALSTIALELEEARD; translated from the coding sequence GTGAACTCGATTATCCTGCATACCGCGACCCGGATCCTGACCAGCCTGATCCTGATGTTCTCGATCTACATCCTCTACCGCGGCCACAACGAGCCGGGCGGCGGGTTCATCGGCGGATTGATCGCGGCCAGCGGTATCATCCTCTATTCGGTCTCCTTCGGCAGCAGCTGGGCACGTCACGGTCTGCGCACTTCGGGCCTGTCGATCGCTGGGGCCGGGCTGTTCTTCGCCGCGCTGTCGGGCCTGCTGTCCGCGATCCACGGGCTGCCGTTCCTGACCGGGCTTTGGTACATCCCCAAGCTGGGCATCGAGGCCAAGGTGGCGCTGTCGACACCGCTGCTGTTCGACATCGGTGTCTACCTCGTCGTCGTGGGCGCGCTCAGCACGATCGCCCTGGAGCTGGAGGAGGCGCGCGACTGA
- a CDS encoding Na+/H+ antiporter subunit C, translated as MESILAIAVGILFACAVFLILARDLIRVMLGLAILSNAANLLIFTSGRVTRNAPPIVPEGVKVPEGVIANPLPQALILTAIVIGFSLLAFALVLSYRAYATMRTVDIDAMRLAEPPYPDQNVPSGAAGRQPDAHPARLRETAE; from the coding sequence ATGGAAAGCATCCTCGCCATCGCGGTCGGCATCCTGTTCGCCTGCGCGGTCTTCCTGATCCTGGCGCGCGACCTGATCCGGGTCATGTTGGGTCTCGCGATCCTGTCCAACGCGGCCAACCTGCTGATCTTCACGAGCGGTCGGGTGACCCGAAACGCTCCGCCGATCGTGCCCGAAGGGGTCAAGGTGCCGGAGGGCGTCATCGCCAACCCCTTGCCGCAGGCGCTCATCCTGACCGCGATCGTGATCGGTTTCTCGCTGCTCGCCTTCGCACTGGTGCTGAGTTACCGCGCCTACGCCACGATGCGCACGGTCGACATCGACGCGATGCGCCTGGCAGAGCCGCCATACCCGGACCAGAATGTGCCGAGCGGCGCCGCCGGCCGGCAGCCGGACGCCCATCCCGCCCGCTTGCGTGAGACTGCGGAATGA
- a CDS encoding Na+/H+ antiporter subunit D, with amino-acid sequence MTHWLLFWPILVPILTASLCLLFWSRPDLQRIVSLLGTGVLAAGVLALFREVWTTGIVSVQAGDWPAPFGITFVADTLSVTMASLAALIGLGVAIYSLGDIGAERENAGFHPLFQALLTGVGGAFMTGDIFNMYVWFEVMVIASFGLLTLGGEREQVDGGVKYVILNLLATTLMLIAIGLLYGVVGTLNLADLARVVPNHPDQGLLTAIAALFLLAFGMKAAVFPLYFWLPASYHTPAAAISAVFAALLTKVGVYALIRVFSLVFTASQEFAYTVLLVVGIATMLVGILGAITQDDVRRVLSFNLVSGIGFILAGVGLGTALGLAGALYYTVHHIIVMSALFMVAGVAQRIAGAPGLTNLGGLYQKHPWIAVLFFFVAMSLAGVPPLSGFWPKVILVKASLATDAYVVAAAALVTGLLTLYSMAKVWALAFWKTQPEHTVAAAGPGILETGEMSRSEQRLTLLPVAALALATLLIGLFAQPLLTLSERAADELINHQPYVTTVLGGEGA; translated from the coding sequence ATGACCCACTGGCTGCTGTTCTGGCCGATTCTGGTCCCGATCCTGACGGCCTCGCTGTGCCTGCTTTTCTGGAGCCGGCCGGATCTGCAGCGGATCGTCTCGCTGCTCGGGACCGGCGTGCTCGCGGCGGGCGTCCTGGCGCTGTTCCGGGAGGTCTGGACAACCGGCATCGTCTCCGTCCAGGCCGGCGACTGGCCAGCGCCGTTCGGCATCACCTTCGTCGCGGACACGCTGTCTGTAACGATGGCAAGCCTGGCGGCCCTGATCGGCCTCGGGGTTGCCATCTATAGCCTGGGGGACATCGGGGCCGAGCGGGAGAACGCTGGCTTTCATCCGCTGTTCCAGGCGCTGCTGACCGGGGTCGGCGGGGCATTCATGACCGGCGACATTTTCAATATGTACGTCTGGTTCGAGGTCATGGTGATCGCCTCGTTCGGGCTGCTGACCCTGGGCGGCGAGCGCGAGCAGGTCGACGGCGGCGTGAAGTACGTGATCCTCAATCTGCTGGCGACCACGCTGATGCTGATCGCGATCGGTCTGCTGTATGGCGTCGTCGGGACGCTGAACCTGGCGGATCTGGCGCGCGTGGTGCCCAACCATCCCGACCAGGGCCTGCTGACCGCGATCGCAGCCCTGTTCCTGCTCGCTTTCGGGATGAAGGCAGCGGTATTCCCGCTCTATTTTTGGCTTCCGGCCAGCTACCACACGCCGGCCGCCGCGATCTCCGCGGTGTTCGCCGCGCTTCTGACCAAGGTCGGAGTCTACGCGCTGATCAGGGTGTTTTCGCTCGTCTTCACGGCAAGCCAGGAGTTCGCCTACACCGTTCTGCTGGTGGTAGGGATCGCGACCATGCTGGTCGGCATCCTGGGCGCGATCACGCAGGACGATGTGCGCCGGGTGCTGTCCTTCAACCTGGTGAGCGGTATCGGCTTTATTTTGGCCGGTGTCGGCCTGGGGACCGCGCTCGGTCTGGCCGGCGCGCTCTACTACACGGTGCACCACATTATCGTGATGTCGGCCCTGTTCATGGTTGCCGGCGTGGCCCAGCGCATTGCCGGCGCACCGGGTCTGACGAACCTGGGCGGTCTGTACCAGAAGCATCCCTGGATCGCGGTGCTGTTCTTCTTCGTGGCGATGTCGCTTGCCGGCGTGCCGCCACTCTCCGGCTTCTGGCCTAAGGTGATCCTGGTAAAGGCGTCGCTCGCGACCGACGCCTATGTCGTCGCGGCGGCAGCCCTGGTGACCGGCCTGTTGACCCTTTATTCGATGGCGAAGGTCTGGGCGCTTGCGTTCTGGAAAACGCAGCCAGAGCATACGGTCGCAGCTGCGGGGCCTGGAATCCTCGAAACGGGCGAAATGAGCCGCAGTGAGCAGCGCCTGACCCTGCTGCCAGTCGCCGCGCTCGCGCTGGCCACGCTGCTGATTGGCCTGTTCGCGCAGCCGCTTCTAACCCTATCCGAACGCGCCGCCGACGAATTGATCAATCATCAGCCCTACGTCACCACCGTGCTGGGAGGGGAGGGCGCATGA
- a CDS encoding Na+/H+ antiporter subunit E, which yields MTDRDPERGFNGNASASDAETVEVPPTARLNVFVLNVVLALGWSLATGAFSLLNLAVGYVLAFLALWLPCRMWGEDTYFRRPWRILRLAGIFLWELIASAATVAILVLRPGLKFRSAIVAVPLDTKHDLGITLFANLISLTPGTLSLDVSEDRSTLYVHTMDTQDAEAEKRDMKRTFEDPIQKALQ from the coding sequence ATGACGGACCGAGATCCCGAACGCGGCTTTAACGGGAACGCCTCGGCGAGCGACGCCGAAACGGTGGAGGTGCCGCCCACCGCACGGCTCAACGTGTTCGTCCTCAACGTCGTGCTCGCTCTTGGCTGGTCGCTCGCCACTGGCGCCTTCTCGCTGCTCAATCTCGCGGTTGGTTACGTATTGGCATTCCTGGCGCTGTGGCTGCCCTGCCGGATGTGGGGTGAAGATACCTACTTCCGCCGGCCGTGGCGGATTCTACGCCTGGCCGGGATCTTCCTCTGGGAACTGATCGCTTCGGCCGCCACGGTGGCGATCCTGGTGCTGCGCCCCGGGCTCAAGTTCCGCTCGGCGATCGTGGCGGTGCCTCTGGACACCAAGCACGACCTCGGCATCACCCTGTTCGCTAACCTGATCTCGTTGACGCCTGGCACGCTGTCGCTCGACGTGTCCGAAGACCGTAGCACGCTCTACGTCCACACCATGGACACTCAGGATGCCGAGGCGGAAAAACGCGATATGAAGCGAACCTTCGAGGACCCGATCCAAAAGGCGCTGCAATGA
- a CDS encoding monovalent cation/H+ antiporter complex subunit F yields MNPFSEVTGFLEAAVAIAVVLIGVSLLLTFVRLIKGPSLADRVVALDLLTVLAMGIVGLRVIATGDVLYLEIALALGLVAFLATVFFARLIETRGSELDHGYDAADRAKER; encoded by the coding sequence ATGAACCCATTCAGCGAAGTTACCGGGTTTTTGGAAGCCGCGGTCGCGATCGCCGTGGTCTTGATCGGCGTCTCGCTGCTCCTGACCTTCGTTCGACTGATCAAGGGACCGAGTCTGGCCGACCGGGTGGTCGCCCTCGATCTGCTGACTGTCCTCGCGATGGGCATCGTCGGCCTGCGCGTGATCGCCACGGGCGATGTCTTGTACCTGGAGATCGCGCTCGCCCTCGGCTTGGTCGCCTTTCTGGCGACCGTGTTCTTTGCCCGGCTGATCGAAACGCGCGGAAGCGAGCTGGATCACGGCTACGACGCCGCCGACCGGGCGAAGGAGCGCTAG
- the mnhG gene encoding monovalent cation/H(+) antiporter subunit G, whose protein sequence is MTPVSEIIAGVMILIGSLFVFVAAIGLVRMPDVYIRMHAATKAGTLGSGLLLLAVAVQADTLDVVLRAVAAVLFLIATTPVAAHLLGRAAYLSGVPLWKGTELDELEGKYDRGTRTLAGHLPDDAPHEPTRRS, encoded by the coding sequence ATGACGCCTGTCAGCGAGATCATCGCCGGGGTGATGATTCTGATCGGCTCGCTCTTCGTGTTTGTAGCCGCAATCGGGTTGGTCCGCATGCCCGACGTTTATATCCGCATGCACGCGGCGACCAAGGCCGGCACACTCGGCTCCGGCTTGTTGCTGCTGGCGGTCGCCGTGCAGGCCGACACCCTGGACGTGGTGCTGCGCGCAGTCGCAGCCGTTTTGTTCCTGATCGCCACCACACCGGTTGCCGCACACCTGCTGGGCCGGGCTGCCTACCTGTCGGGCGTGCCGCTGTGGAAAGGGACCGAGCTGGACGAACTTGAGGGCAAGTACGACCGCGGCACCCGCACGCTCGCCGGCCATCTTCCCGACGACGCCCCGCACGAACCGACACGCCGAAGCTGA
- a CDS encoding ABC transporter permease, whose protein sequence is MSEATLRFVRPMAIFAGLLVFWQGVQWVSQAPAYILPGPVAVGEVLFTRWSQLANHAWVTFAEILMGLTLGLTLGTMSALVIASFRTMRRWLLPVLVVSQAIPVFALAPILVVWLGYGMASKVVMATLIIYFPVTSAFFDGLRRTEPGWLDLARTMGGGRARVLWHMRVPAALPALGSGLRVATAVAPIGAVVGEWVGSSAGLGYLMLQANARMQVDIMFAALFVLAVFAVTLYFAVDQLVRRAVPWQAEER, encoded by the coding sequence ATGTCTGAAGCCACGCTCCGTTTCGTGCGTCCAATGGCGATTTTCGCAGGGCTGCTCGTGTTCTGGCAGGGCGTGCAGTGGGTGAGTCAGGCGCCCGCCTACATTCTGCCCGGCCCTGTCGCGGTCGGCGAGGTGTTGTTTACGCGGTGGTCGCAGTTGGCGAACCACGCCTGGGTCACGTTCGCCGAAATCCTGATGGGGCTCACCCTCGGCCTGACGCTCGGTACAATGAGTGCGCTGGTGATCGCCAGCTTCCGAACGATGCGCCGCTGGCTGTTGCCGGTGCTCGTCGTCAGCCAAGCCATTCCGGTCTTTGCGTTGGCACCGATTCTGGTCGTCTGGCTGGGCTACGGCATGGCGAGCAAGGTGGTGATGGCCACACTGATTATCTACTTCCCGGTGACCAGCGCCTTTTTCGACGGTCTGCGCCGGACCGAGCCGGGATGGCTCGACCTCGCCCGTACGATGGGGGGCGGACGCGCGCGCGTCCTCTGGCACATGCGGGTTCCGGCCGCCCTACCCGCCCTCGGTTCAGGGCTGCGCGTGGCGACCGCCGTGGCGCCGATCGGCGCGGTGGTCGGGGAATGGGTCGGATCAAGCGCCGGGCTGGGCTATCTGATGCTGCAGGCGAACGCGCGCATGCAGGTCGATATCATGTTTGCCGCGCTGTTCGTGCTCGCCGTCTTTGCGGTGACGCTCTACTTCGCGGTCGACCAACTGGTTCGTCGTGCGGTTCCCTGGCAAGCAGAGGAACGATAA
- a CDS encoding ABC transporter ATP-binding protein, whose protein sequence is MTQSDWPADALGGVCARPFSNLHTQAQAPRQPAAPGVRVRGAHLAFAGVQLFDRLDLDLPAGEITCLLGPSGVGKTSLLRLIAGLADAAGGDVSDGHGTPLQGRIAYMAQQDLLLPWLSARANVLLGPRLRGETVTCALRAQADALLDRVGLGNAAGARPSELSGGMRQRVALARTLMEDRPVVLMDEPFAGLDAITRYELQALAAELLADRTVLLVTHDPLEALRLGHRLRVMAGRPARLDDSVAGPPGVPPRPAEQVADRQGQLLDRLAAAKRAQQEVADV, encoded by the coding sequence TTGACCCAGTCAGACTGGCCCGCAGACGCCCTGGGCGGCGTCTGCGCCCGCCCCTTTTCCAACCTTCACACGCAAGCTCAGGCTCCCCGACAACCGGCCGCGCCGGGCGTGCGGGTACGCGGCGCCCACCTCGCCTTCGCCGGTGTGCAGCTGTTCGACCGCCTCGACCTGGACCTGCCGGCTGGGGAGATCACCTGCCTGTTGGGCCCGAGCGGGGTCGGCAAGACCAGCCTGTTGCGCCTGATCGCCGGGCTGGCAGACGCTGCCGGCGGCGACGTGAGCGACGGGCATGGCACCCCGCTGCAGGGGCGCATCGCCTATATGGCGCAGCAGGACCTGCTGCTGCCCTGGCTGTCGGCGCGTGCCAACGTTCTGTTGGGTCCTCGGCTGCGCGGTGAGACGGTCACGTGTGCGTTGCGGGCTCAGGCCGATGCGTTGCTCGACCGCGTCGGCTTGGGGAACGCTGCCGGCGCCCGCCCGAGTGAGCTGTCCGGGGGCATGCGCCAGCGGGTCGCCCTCGCCCGTACATTGATGGAGGACCGCCCGGTCGTCCTGATGGACGAGCCGTTCGCCGGTCTGGATGCGATCACCCGCTACGAGTTACAGGCGCTGGCCGCCGAGCTGCTGGCCGATCGCACGGTACTGCTGGTGACCCACGACCCGCTGGAAGCGCTGCGCCTGGGCCACAGGCTTCGTGTCATGGCGGGCCGGCCGGCGCGGCTCGACGACAGCGTGGCCGGACCACCTGGCGTGCCGCCGCGCCCCGCAGAGCAGGTTGCAGACCGACAGGGCCAGCTGCTGGACCGGCTGGCCGCTGCCAAACGCGCGCAGCAGGAGGTGGCCGATGTCTGA
- a CDS encoding acetoin utilization protein AcuC, with product MSSGQEACTPQFIGSEIYRHSSYGTKHPLSIPRVSTCIDLCRAMGWLPENVYHDSPLATHQQLARFHDPAYIAAVQAAERTQHTSAEVRARHDLGARGNPIFPEMFRRPATAAGGSILAARMLLDRPGKVHSPAGGTHHGQRDRASGFCYFNDPVLALLTLLDSGLSRVLYLDTDAHHADGVQDALHGDPRVLMISVHEDGRWPMATAADGTVKGSARDIAGGAARNIPVPPDFNDDEMAYVLEAAVLPLIDAFEPEAIVIQGGSDACADDPLSRLGLSNTALWRVVRSVMDLAPRTLMLGGGGYNPWSVGRTWAGFWAVLNGFEIPARVTPEAERVLRGLSWRHSRGRNPPESWFTALADPPRRGPLRPAVREAVAAALAASPVHDTAC from the coding sequence ATGTCGAGCGGACAAGAGGCGTGCACGCCGCAATTCATCGGCAGCGAGATCTATCGCCATTCCAGCTATGGCACCAAGCATCCGCTGTCGATCCCGCGGGTATCCACCTGTATCGATCTATGCCGGGCAATGGGCTGGCTGCCGGAGAACGTCTACCACGACAGTCCGCTGGCCACGCACCAGCAGTTGGCGCGCTTCCACGACCCGGCCTACATCGCCGCGGTCCAGGCAGCCGAACGCACCCAGCACACCAGCGCAGAGGTGCGCGCCCGTCACGACCTGGGGGCGCGCGGTAATCCGATTTTCCCAGAAATGTTCCGCCGCCCGGCAACGGCGGCGGGCGGCTCGATCCTGGCCGCGCGGATGTTACTGGACCGGCCGGGCAAGGTGCACAGCCCCGCTGGCGGAACACACCACGGCCAACGCGACCGGGCGAGTGGCTTCTGCTACTTCAATGATCCGGTGTTGGCGCTTTTGACCCTGCTCGATAGTGGGCTGAGTCGGGTGCTCTACCTCGATACCGATGCGCACCACGCCGATGGGGTTCAGGACGCCCTGCACGGAGATCCACGCGTGCTGATGATCTCGGTGCATGAGGACGGTCGCTGGCCAATGGCGACGGCCGCCGACGGGACGGTCAAAGGTTCCGCCCGCGACATTGCTGGCGGCGCGGCGCGCAACATCCCAGTGCCGCCCGACTTCAACGACGATGAGATGGCCTACGTCCTGGAAGCCGCGGTATTGCCACTAATCGACGCTTTCGAGCCGGAGGCCATCGTGATCCAAGGCGGCAGCGATGCCTGCGCCGACGATCCCTTGAGCCGGCTTGGTCTGTCCAATACCGCGCTGTGGCGGGTCGTCCGTTCAGTCATGGACCTGGCGCCACGCACCTTGATGCTAGGCGGTGGCGGCTACAATCCCTGGTCGGTCGGGCGGACATGGGCGGGCTTCTGGGCAGTCCTGAACGGCTTTGAGATTCCAGCGCGCGTGACCCCGGAAGCCGAACGGGTGTTGCGCGGCCTTTCCTGGCGGCATAGTCGGGGACGCAACCCGCCGGAGTCGTGGTTCACCGCGCTCGCCGATCCGCCACGGCGCGGCCCGCTGCGGCCAGCCGTGCGGGAGGCCGTCGCCGCGGCCCTCGCGGCATCACCGGTCCACGATACCGCTTGTTGA
- a CDS encoding DUF192 domain-containing protein, which produces MLRPLVLAIALLTAFVAPASAVEFKTDTLAIRTPSGDVHEFTVELALTDQQRTRGLMYRREMAGDHGMLFLYDRVGLHAMWMANTYIPLDMLFIKPNGEVVRIAERTVPQSRRPISSGQRVKAVLELRGGTTERLEIPVGSTVLHKAFGTGRD; this is translated from the coding sequence GTGCTGCGCCCGCTGGTCCTGGCCATCGCCCTTCTGACCGCTTTCGTTGCCCCCGCCTCAGCGGTGGAGTTCAAGACGGATACACTCGCAATCCGCACGCCCTCGGGCGATGTGCACGAGTTCACGGTGGAGCTTGCGCTGACCGACCAGCAGCGCACCCGCGGCCTGATGTACCGCCGCGAGATGGCCGGCGACCACGGCATGCTGTTCCTGTACGACCGGGTCGGGCTGCATGCGATGTGGATGGCCAACACCTACATCCCGCTCGACATGCTGTTCATCAAACCGAACGGGGAAGTCGTCCGCATCGCCGAACGCACGGTGCCGCAATCCAGACGCCCGATCTCCTCCGGCCAACGCGTCAAGGCGGTGTTGGAGTTACGCGGCGGCACCACCGAGCGCTTAGAGATTCCGGTCGGCTCCACCGTGTTGCACAAAGCGTTCGGGACCGGACGGGACTAG
- a CDS encoding uracil-DNA glycosylase, whose translation MFDIQPPEPPADCQLCPRLAEFRAYNRQRHPDFLNAPVASFGDLDAQVLVVGLAPGLKGANRTGRPFTGDWAGDLLYPTLVEVGFARGTFGANPNDGLELVDCRITNAVKCVPPENKPTTQEIKTCRSTFLEGEIAAMGRLRAVLALGKIAHDTLLVARGLRQSHYRFAHGAWHVLPDGLILADSYHCSRYNTNTGRLTPEMFREVLGRLARELA comes from the coding sequence ATGTTCGATATCCAGCCGCCGGAGCCACCGGCCGACTGCCAGCTTTGTCCGCGCTTGGCAGAGTTCCGCGCGTATAACCGCCAACGTCATCCCGACTTCCTCAACGCGCCCGTGGCGTCGTTCGGCGACCTCGATGCGCAAGTCCTGGTGGTCGGCCTCGCCCCGGGTCTGAAGGGCGCGAACCGCACCGGCCGACCGTTCACTGGTGATTGGGCGGGCGATCTGCTTTACCCCACGTTGGTCGAGGTCGGCTTCGCCCGTGGAACCTTCGGCGCCAACCCGAACGATGGGCTGGAACTGGTCGATTGCCGGATCACCAACGCGGTGAAGTGCGTGCCGCCGGAAAACAAGCCCACGACGCAGGAGATCAAGACCTGCCGATCGACCTTTCTGGAGGGCGAAATCGCCGCGATGGGCCGATTGCGCGCTGTTTTGGCGCTGGGCAAGATCGCCCACGATACGCTGCTGGTTGCGCGCGGTCTGCGCCAAAGCCACTACCGCTTCGCGCACGGCGCCTGGCACGTGTTGCCCGATGGCCTGATCCTGGCCGACAGCTACCACTGCTCGCGCTACAACACCAACACGGGCCGCCTGACGCCCGAGATGTTTCGAGAGGTACTTGGCCGGCTGGCGCGGGAACTGGCCTGA
- a CDS encoding LabA-like NYN domain-containing protein, translating into MHFYHSEKTALFIDGANLYQTARALGFDIDYRRLLELFANESRLVRAFYYTALVEDQEYSPIRPLVDWLDYNGYTMVTKPTKEFTDSSGRRKTKGNMDIELAIDMLEISNYLDHVVLFSGDGDFRRLIEAVQRKAVRTTIISTIRTSPPMIADELRRAADTFIDLETLRQDIERIHTSPPDERRRNRPPRDMDDLPDDDEDYNR; encoded by the coding sequence ATGCACTTTTATCATTCGGAGAAGACCGCGCTCTTTATCGACGGCGCCAACCTCTATCAGACGGCCCGGGCGCTCGGCTTCGACATCGATTACCGTCGTCTTTTGGAGCTGTTCGCCAACGAAAGCCGGCTGGTGCGTGCATTCTACTATACCGCTCTGGTCGAGGATCAGGAGTACTCTCCGATCCGTCCCTTGGTCGATTGGCTGGATTACAACGGCTATACCATGGTTACCAAGCCGACCAAGGAGTTCACGGACTCCTCGGGGCGGCGCAAGACCAAGGGGAATATGGATATCGAGCTTGCAATCGACATGCTCGAGATCTCCAACTACCTCGATCACGTCGTGCTGTTCTCTGGCGATGGCGACTTCCGCCGCTTGATCGAGGCGGTGCAGCGCAAGGCGGTGCGCACCACGATCATCTCGACGATACGCACCTCGCCGCCGATGATCGCCGACGAACTGCGCCGGGCGGCTGACACCTTCATCGACCTGGAGACGCTGCGCCAGGATATCGAGCGGATTCACACCTCCCCGCCGGACGAGCGGCGGCGGAACCGGCCGCCGCGCGATATGGACGACCTGCCGGACGACGACGAAGACTACAACCGCTAA
- the folK gene encoding 2-amino-4-hydroxy-6-hydroxymethyldihydropteridine diphosphokinase, producing MISYIALGANLASERFGPPKATLTAALALMAERGLPVAARSSWYESAPVPMSDQPWFINAVVRLDATPDPGPLLETLHALEAELGRVRSIANAPRAVDLDLIDAGGRVSASDDWPVLPHPRLHARAFVLMPLKEIAPDWRHPATGTHIDTLLAALPADQSCRKIPDTQAES from the coding sequence ATGATTTCTTATATCGCCCTCGGGGCCAACCTTGCCTCGGAGCGCTTCGGCCCGCCGAAGGCCACGCTGACGGCCGCATTGGCGCTGATGGCGGAGCGCGGGCTGCCGGTCGCCGCACGCTCCAGCTGGTACGAGAGTGCCCCGGTTCCGATGAGCGATCAGCCCTGGTTCATCAACGCCGTCGTGCGTCTGGACGCAACGCCTGACCCAGGTCCGCTCCTTGAGACCCTGCACGCTTTGGAAGCCGAGCTGGGCCGGGTGCGGTCGATCGCTAACGCTCCGCGTGCTGTCGATCTGGACCTGATCGATGCCGGCGGTCGGGTAAGTGCGTCAGACGACTGGCCGGTTCTGCCGCATCCACGCCTACACGCGCGCGCCTTCGTCTTGATGCCGCTGAAGGAAATCGCACCCGATTGGCGTCATCCAGCAACCGGCACACACATCGACACACTTCTGGCCGCCCTGCCAGCCGATCAGAGCTGCCGCAAGATACCGGACACCCAGGCGGAGTCTTGA
- the rpoZ gene encoding DNA-directed RNA polymerase subunit omega, whose product MARVTVEDCIIRIPNRFQLVMMAAQRARNVSAGAQLTVDRDRDKNPVVALREIADSTIALDELEDSLIQSQQKYAAREDQDEDVPEFDALEGELEASAQMAEELRPAGVDAGAEGTDASASDESEGEGVSLEEMREQEAETDTGAQNQDGDQS is encoded by the coding sequence ATGGCGCGCGTAACGGTCGAAGACTGCATCATCCGCATCCCCAACCGCTTCCAACTGGTGATGATGGCCGCCCAGCGGGCGCGCAACGTCTCCGCTGGGGCCCAGCTCACCGTGGACCGTGACCGCGACAAGAACCCGGTCGTTGCGCTGCGCGAGATCGCCGACAGCACGATCGCGCTGGACGAGCTCGAAGACAGCCTGATCCAGAGCCAGCAGAAGTACGCGGCCCGCGAAGACCAGGACGAAGACGTGCCCGAGTTCGACGCCCTGGAAGGCGAACTCGAGGCCAGCGCACAGATGGCCGAAGAACTGCGCCCAGCGGGTGTCGACGCCGGTGCGGAAGGCACGGACGCCTCGGCCAGCGACGAGTCCGAAGGTGAGGGGGTCTCGCTCGAGGAAATGCGTGAACAGGAAGCCGAGACCGATACAGGCGCGCAAAATCAGGACGGCGATCAATCCTGA